A window of the Zonotrichia leucophrys gambelii isolate GWCS_2022_RI chromosome 18, RI_Zleu_2.0, whole genome shotgun sequence genome harbors these coding sequences:
- the CACNG5 gene encoding voltage-dependent calcium channel gamma-5 subunit, whose amino-acid sequence MLLAMSACSRKALTLLSSVFAVCGLGLLGISVSTDYWLYLEEGIVQPQNQTAEIKLSLHSGLWRVCFLAGEERGRCFTIEYVMPMNIQLTSESTINVLKMIRSATPFPLVSLFFMFIGFILSNIGHIRPHRTILAFVSGIFFILSGLSLVVGLVLYISSINDEMLNRTKDSESFFNYKYGWSFAFSAISFLLTESAGVMSVYLFMKRYTAEDLYRPHPGFYRPRLSNCSDYSGQFLHPDAWARGRSPSDISSEASLQMNSSYPALLKCPDYDQMSSSPC is encoded by the exons ATGCTGTTGGCCATGAGCGCCTGCAGCAGGAAGGCGCTGACCCTGCTCAGCTCAGTGTTCGCCGTCTGCGGCCTCGGCCTCCTGGGCATCTCCGTCAGCACCGACTACTGGCTCTACCTGGAGGAGGGCATCGTCCAGCCCCAGAACCAGACAGCTGAGATCAAGCTCTCGCTGCACTCGGGGCTCTGGAGGGTCTGCTTTCTGGCAG GTGAGGAGCGTGGCCGGTGCTTTACCATCGAATACGTCATGCCCATGAACATCCAGCTGACCTCTGAATCCACAATCAACGTCCTGA AGATGATCCGCTCTGCCACCCCCTTCCCCCTGGTCAGCCTCTTCTTCATGTTCATCGGCTTCATCCTGAGCAACATCGGCCACATCCGGCCCCACAGGACCATCCTCGCCTTCGTCTCGGGGATCTTCTTCATCCTCTCAG GTCTGTCTCTGGTGGTGGGGCTGGTCCTCTACATATCCAGCATTAACGACGAGATGCTCAACAGGACCAAGGACTCGGAGTCGTTCTTCAATTACAAATATGGGTGGTCCTTTGCCTTCTCTGccatctccttccttctcacAGAG AGCGCCGGGGTGATGTCCGTGTACCTGTTCATGAAGCGCTACACGGCCGAGGACCTCTACAGACCCCACCCCGGCTTCTACCGGCCCCGCCTGAGCAACTGCTCCGACTACTCGGGGCAGTTCCTGCACCCCGACGCGTGGGCGCGGGGCCGCAGCCCCTCGGACATCTCCAGCGAGGCGTCCCTGCAGATGAACAGCAGCTACCCAGCCCTGCTCAAGTGCCCTGACTACGACCAGATGTCCTCGTCCCCATGCTGA